A section of the Clostridium felsineum DSM 794 genome encodes:
- the gpmA gene encoding 2,3-diphosphoglycerate-dependent phosphoglycerate mutase has product MRRLVLLRHGQSEWNKENRFTGWTDVDLSIDGVSEAAQAGRILKKNNYTFDAAYTSVLKRAIRTLQIVLYEMDLLWIPVYKSWRLNERHYGALQGLNKDETRTKYGDDQVKLWRRSVEVRPPALEKTDKRYPGNEKKYASLKPEELPLTENLEDTEKRVLEDWNNLISKDINSGKNIIIAAHGNTLRALVKYLDDIPSDGIANLNIPTGTPLVYELSDDLKPIDRYYLGMEGKIADDKFPKHV; this is encoded by the coding sequence GTGAGAAGATTAGTGCTATTAAGGCATGGTCAAAGCGAATGGAATAAAGAAAACAGATTCACTGGCTGGACAGACGTTGATTTATCTATTGATGGTGTTAGTGAAGCTGCTCAAGCTGGAAGAATACTAAAAAAGAATAACTATACCTTTGACGCTGCCTATACTTCGGTTCTAAAAAGAGCCATAAGAACTCTTCAAATAGTACTTTATGAAATGGATCTTTTGTGGATACCTGTTTACAAATCATGGAGATTAAATGAAAGACATTATGGTGCACTTCAAGGACTCAATAAAGATGAAACTAGAACAAAATATGGTGATGATCAAGTTAAGCTTTGGAGGCGTTCAGTAGAAGTAAGACCACCAGCTTTAGAAAAGACGGATAAAAGATATCCAGGAAATGAAAAAAAATATGCTTCTTTAAAACCAGAAGAACTTCCTCTTACTGAAAATCTAGAGGATACAGAAAAAAGAGTTCTTGAAGATTGGAACAACTTAATATCTAAGGATATAAACTCAGGAAAAAATATAATAATAGCTGCTCACGGGAATACCCTAAGGGCACTTGTTAAATACCTTGACGATATACCTAGTGATGGAATTGCAAACTTAAATATACCTACTGGAACTCCACTTGTATATGAACTTTCTGATGACCTTAAACCAATAGATCGTTATTATTTAGGAATGGAAGGAAAAATAGCTGACGACAAATTTCCAAAACATGTTTAG